A window of Tripterygium wilfordii isolate XIE 37 chromosome 7, ASM1340144v1, whole genome shotgun sequence contains these coding sequences:
- the LOC120002597 gene encoding uncharacterized protein LOC120002597, protein MSQEAKESRQEELPRPEEERPWHNHDEIEEQIPNELELEEALFRSVVRGDRDTDPKRVREQDSGSTGRSRRRRGPATERRRHTPPPRGARNKSPLPSRRIRHRSLSPKIQMKKDTGEVLWSAQKKAEQSLRKMTSTPFVRALRLEDPPNKFSPTFAIYDGKTDLVAHISAYTHKMALWAGRDGLMCKMFPSSLGTTAMKWFHQLPENSVSSWRELARIFVGRFIANSRDPVTSDALFDLHLRRGESLRAYAARYSDTYADIEDCDERTAVATFHLGLPRDYKLRESLTMAPPKNMAALQDRIKQYVKLEEDKQGDRQFASQEGTKKENKKFEKKNVKEKDSKKDPKPTSYEAIVDKPYFRRPNKMSGDPSTRNQSKWCSYHRDKGHRIEDCGEFKRHLEELVQQGHLKEFIDKEKTVVEKKGEPQSKERGEPSHYVVNFIDAMVPDAQLGNAIRPTEYRRVRHQQEVMRMDLNPSLGTKRPREATAITFTKEDAT, encoded by the exons ATGTCTCAAGAAGCGAAAGAATCACGACAGGAGGAACTGCCTCGTCCAGAAGAGGAGAGGCCTTGGCATAATCATGATGAAATAGAAgagcaaattccaaatgaattggaACTGGAAGAAGCCCTTTTTAGG AGTGTTGTCCGAGGTGATAGGGATACGGATCCGAAGCGTGTTCGGGAGCAAGACAGTGGGAGCACTGGGAGGTCTCGTAGGAGGAGGGGACCAGCTACGGAGAGGAGAAGGCATACTCCTCCTCCAAGGGGTGCAAGGAACAAATCCCCGCTGCCGTCTAGAAGGATAAGACACCGAAGCCTTTCCCCAAAAATTCAGATGAAGAAAGATACTGGGGAGGTCTTATGGAGTGCTCAGAAGAAGGCCGAGCAAAGCCTCAGAAAAATGACTTCCACACCCTTCGTGCGGGCTCTGCGACTGGAAGATCCACCAAACAAGTTTTCACCAACCTTTGCAATTTATGATGGAAAAACGGATCTTGTAGCACATATTTCAGCCTACACACATAAGATGGCACTTTGGGCAGGTCGAGACGGACTCATGTGCAAAATGTTTCCATCGAGTCTTGGGACAACAGCCATGAAATGGTTTCACCAACTTCCAGAGAATTCAGTTTCGTCTTGGAGGGAGTTGGCCCGGATCTTCGTAGGAAGATTCATAGCAAATAGTCGAGATCCAGTGACATCGGATGCTCTATTTGATTTACATCTCAGGAGAGGAGAGTCACTCCGGGCTTACGCTGCCAGGTATTCAGATACCTATGCGGATATAGAAGATTGTGATGAAAGGACCGCAGTGGCTACTTTTCACCTCGGGCTCCCTCGTGATTATAAACTGCGAGAAAGTTTGACGATGGCTCCACCTAAGAATATGGCAGCGCTTCAGGATAGGATTAAGCAATACGTCAAACTAGAGGAAGACAAACAAGGGGATCGGCAGTTTGCTTCTcaagaaggaacaaaaaaagaaaataagaagtttGAAAAGAAGAACGTGAAAGAAAAAGACTCGAAGAAGGACCCAAAGCCCACTTCTTACGAGGCg ATCGTAGACAAACCGTATTTTCGACGGCCAAATAAGATGTCAGGGGATCCGTCCACTCGAAACCAATCCAAATGGTGTTCCTATCATCGAGACAAAGGTCACAGGATAGAAGATTGCGGAGAGTTCAAACGACATTTGGAAGAATTGGTTCAACAGGGTCATCTTaaggaatttattgacaaagaaaaaaccGTTGTCGAAAAGAAGGGAGAACCTCAGTCAAAAGAGCGGGGAGAACCTTCACACTACgtggttaattttattgatgcaatggTACCGGATGCACAACTTGGTAATGCGATAAGGCCAACGGAGTATAGGAGGGTCCGACACCAACAAGAGGTAATGCGGATGGATCTTAATCCCAGTTTGGGAACTAAGAGACCAAGGGAGGCAACTGCAATCACTTTCACCAAGGAAGATGCAACATGA
- the LOC120002598 gene encoding uncharacterized protein LOC120002598 has protein sequence MAVSEHAVSAVILREEKKVQYPIYYVSKTLLDAETRHLVEVVTEYPLKTLLGKADMSGRVAKWSVELAQYDLKFVPRTAIKAQVLADFVAEFTTEQRPKKANQIWNVQVTPSHLWELQVDGSSTRRGSGAGIVLVAPEGEVLEMAIRLGFPATNNEAEYEALFQGVQNALRLGAKELVIYSDSQLVVSQLTGLYSARTATMDMEKTKQLLDRLHDYKVIQIPREQNDHADALATLASADQQGVKRVIQVQVLERSSIDEMPEEIRCAEEQVPSWMDPIVAYLKDGILPEDKKEARKLAVKAARFWLSPDQKLYKKSFSGPYLLCVHLARVEDLLFEIHEGSCGAHATGRTLAFRAITQGFWWPYMQKDALQYVKKCEKCQKFAPIPYQPAGDLCPLTSPWPFAQWGLDIIGPLPWATGNRRFLITATDYFTKWIEARALAAIRDIETRNDNGTQFSSAKFKEFCGGYGIKNLYSTPAYPQCNGQAEASNKIILDEIKKRLESSKGRWVEELPSVLWAYRTTPRRSTGESPFVLAYGAEAVIPLEIGLPTL, from the exons ATGGCAGTGTCAGAGCACGCCGTCAGTGCCGTAATcctaagagaagaaaagaaggtccAGTACCCAATCTACTATGTAAGTAAGACACTGTTAGATGCTGAAACGAG GCACCTAGTGGAAGTGGTGACAGAATATCCATTGAAGACCTTGTTAGGGAAAGCGGACATGTCTGGAAgggttgccaaatggtcagtcGAATTGGCTCAATATGATTTGAAGTTCGTCCCAAGGACTGCCATTAAAGCGCAAGTCTTAGCTGATTTTGTTGCCGAGTTCACCACAGAGCAACGACCTAAAAAAGCCAACCAGATATGGAATGTACAAGTAACTCCTTCGCATCTTTGGGAATTGCAAGTTGATGGTTCTTCAACAAGACGAGGATCCGGAGCAGGAATTGTGCTAGTAGCCCCGGAAGGAGAAGTATTGGAAATGGCTATACGATTAGGGTTCCCAgcaacaaataatgaagcagagtatgaGGCCTTGTTTCAAGGAGTCCAGAATGCTCTAAGACTTGGGGCAAAGGAGTTGGTGATTTATTCCGATTCTCAATTGGTAGTCAGTCAACTCACTGGACTCTACAGTGCCAGGACGGCAACTATGGACATGGAAAAAACTAAACAATTGCTCGACCGGCTTCATGACTATAAGGTAATACAAATTCCAAGGGAGCAGAATGACCACGCCGATGCTTTGGCTACCCTTGCGTCGGCCGACCAACAAGGGGTGAAGAGGGTTATACAAGTGCAGGTGCTCGAACGATCAAGCATAGATGAGATGCCAGAAGAGATACGATGCGCAGAAGAGCAGGTGCCAAGTTGGATGGATCCCATCGTTGCTTACCTAAAGGATGGCATTCTTCCCGAAGATAAGAAAGAAGCCAGAAAATTGGCAGTCAAAGCAGCACGCTTCTGGTTGTCTCCTGATCAGAAGCTCTATAAAAAGTCTTTCTCAGGTCCATATTTATTATGTGTTCACCTAGCAAGAGTGGAGGACTTGTTGTTTGAGATTCATGAAGGCTCTTGTGGAGCACATGCTACGGGAAGGACACTTGCATTTCGAGCAATTACCCAAGGCTTTTGGTGGCCGTACATGCAGAAGGATGCTTTGCAGTACGTAAAAAAGTGTGAAAAGTGTCAGAAGTTCGCACCAATCCCCTACCAACCGGCTGGTGATCTTTGTCCTCTTACAAGTCCTTGGCCTTTTGCCCAATGGGGGTTGGATATTATTGGACCACTCCCGTGGGCTACTGGCAATAGAAGATTCTTAATTACTGCCACTGACTATTTTACGAAATGGATCGAGGCAAGGGCTCTGGCAGCAATCCGAGATATAGAAACAAGGAA TGATAACGGAACTCAATTTTCAAGTGCCAAGTTTAAAGAATTTTGTGGTGGATATGGGATAAAGAATCTCTATTCCACCCCCGCCTACCCACAATGCAATGGTCAAGCAGAAGCATCCAACAAGATCATTTTAGACGAAATTAAGAAAAGATTGGAGTCTTCCAAAGGAAGGTGGGTAGAAGAACTTCCGTCAGTATTATGGGCATACCGAACCACTCCTCGCAGGTCTACGGGAGAATCTCCATTCGTGCTTGCTTATGGAGCGGAGGCTGTCATTCCCTTAGAAATAGGGCTTCCAACTCTCTGA